A window of the Teredinibacter franksiae genome harbors these coding sequences:
- a CDS encoding VWA domain-containing protein, producing MIDALNTALSQFHFIRPFWLLLLLPAAYLSFKLWHFQSQTSNWQSVVASHLLPFLMDGETTRTSRYPLVGLFVIWLLLIFALAGPTSGKISQPIHQSTSALVIAWDMSPSMLAEDVKPSRLVRSRLKLIDLLRERNEGLTALIAYSGQAHVVTPLTDDTETIISLLKGLHPHVMPAQGSNTEMALELANQLLKDGGIPKGDIIFVTDGIAQSAITELGQIHDASAHTVSIWGVGTNGGAPIPLKNGGFAYDRNGEMVIAKLNENTLSATASELGGVYIPFSQSDFDLISIKNFVLHPTKTDTREVNREFDQWFELGPYLLLLILPFAALAFRRGWLLSFGFVFIVAGTPQTADAYEWQDLWKTKDQRAAELLQSAPETAATTFKNEDWKAIAHYKAGNFDSALESFKGDSAQAHYNRGIAQTHLGNYDDAIQSYNQALSLDPNLTVAADNLAIAEKLKSLQENQQQGEDGENSQDQDSQEQNSEDKNSQQNPNDSDANQKSSGEQPSGENSKDQQQNSDSPQKGDDQKNGEQGQQGEQGESQQGQNEESDQPISEEQKQALEQAYGEQNEDTSESEDQSTSAADTEQEADEKPQSKDEQQAAVGQEQPEQSNEENAENDEDAPANGSVIRPQISREEQEAEQSLEQWLRKVPDDPSGLLRNKFQYEHGQRKRTLRQQQPKLPDENLNEERW from the coding sequence ATGATAGATGCACTGAATACCGCGCTTTCGCAATTCCATTTTATTCGGCCCTTTTGGCTACTGCTGCTACTGCCTGCGGCCTACCTCAGCTTTAAGCTATGGCACTTCCAAAGCCAGACATCTAATTGGCAGTCTGTAGTCGCTAGCCATTTGCTGCCCTTTTTAATGGATGGCGAAACCACACGTACCAGCCGCTACCCCCTAGTCGGCCTTTTTGTTATATGGCTGCTACTAATATTCGCTTTAGCCGGACCAACATCGGGGAAAATTTCTCAGCCTATTCATCAGAGCACCTCGGCTTTGGTCATCGCATGGGATATGTCCCCTTCTATGCTTGCGGAAGACGTAAAGCCCTCCCGATTGGTACGCTCGCGCTTAAAGCTAATTGACTTACTAAGAGAAAGAAACGAAGGCCTTACAGCGCTTATTGCTTACAGTGGGCAGGCGCATGTTGTAACCCCACTTACCGACGATACCGAAACAATCATTAGCTTACTGAAAGGGCTACACCCTCACGTTATGCCCGCCCAAGGCAGTAATACTGAAATGGCACTAGAGCTTGCCAACCAGTTGTTAAAAGACGGCGGTATACCCAAAGGTGACATAATATTTGTAACCGACGGCATAGCCCAAAGCGCTATAACCGAACTTGGACAAATACACGACGCTTCAGCTCACACCGTTAGTATTTGGGGGGTAGGCACAAACGGCGGCGCACCCATCCCACTCAAAAATGGTGGATTCGCATACGACCGTAACGGCGAAATGGTTATCGCTAAATTGAACGAGAATACGCTTAGTGCAACGGCCTCTGAGCTTGGCGGTGTGTATATACCTTTTTCACAATCGGATTTTGATTTAATCTCCATTAAAAATTTCGTTTTGCACCCCACTAAAACAGACACTAGGGAAGTAAACCGAGAGTTTGACCAGTGGTTTGAATTAGGCCCCTACTTACTGCTGCTAATACTTCCGTTTGCAGCGCTAGCCTTTCGTCGCGGCTGGCTGTTATCTTTTGGTTTTGTTTTTATTGTTGCAGGCACACCACAAACAGCAGATGCCTATGAGTGGCAAGACCTCTGGAAAACAAAAGACCAACGGGCAGCCGAGCTACTACAAAGCGCACCAGAGACCGCCGCAACCACCTTTAAAAATGAAGACTGGAAAGCCATCGCACACTACAAGGCAGGGAATTTTGACAGCGCTTTAGAGTCATTTAAAGGCGATTCAGCGCAGGCACATTACAACCGAGGCATTGCCCAAACACATCTGGGCAACTACGACGATGCCATACAATCCTACAACCAAGCACTCTCTCTCGACCCAAACCTTACAGTAGCTGCCGACAATCTTGCGATTGCGGAAAAATTGAAATCCCTGCAGGAAAATCAACAGCAAGGCGAAGATGGCGAAAACAGCCAGGATCAAGATAGTCAGGAGCAAAACAGCGAAGATAAAAACAGTCAACAAAACCCGAACGACAGTGACGCCAACCAAAAATCCAGTGGTGAGCAGCCGTCAGGAGAAAACAGCAAGGACCAGCAGCAAAACTCAGATTCACCTCAGAAAGGAGATGACCAGAAAAACGGTGAGCAAGGGCAGCAAGGAGAACAAGGAGAGTCGCAACAGGGGCAAAACGAAGAATCTGACCAGCCAATAAGTGAAGAGCAAAAACAGGCGCTGGAACAGGCCTACGGCGAACAAAACGAAGACACATCTGAAAGCGAAGATCAATCCACTAGCGCCGCTGACACAGAGCAAGAAGCCGACGAAAAACCTCAAAGCAAAGATGAGCAGCAGGCCGCCGTTGGCCAGGAACAACCCGAGCAATCTAACGAAGAAAATGCCGAAAACGATGAAGATGCGCCGGCGAATGGCAGCGTTATTCGTCCACAGATCAGCCGCGAAGAACAAGAAGCAGAGCAGTCTCTCGAACAATGGTTACGAAAGGTACCCGATGACCCAAGCGGACTTTTGAGAAATAAATTTCAATACGAACACGGGCAGCGAAAGCGCACCTTAAGACAACAACAGCCAAAGCTACCTGACGAAAATTTAAA